A window of Gadus chalcogrammus isolate NIFS_2021 chromosome 2, NIFS_Gcha_1.0, whole genome shotgun sequence genomic DNA:
GCAGGGCATTCGGCAAGACATGAAGCCCAGCAAGAGCCGCTGCAGCCTCCGGAGCCTGCGGCAGGATTGGTGTGTACTGGGAGGGCGTGGAGATGCCGGTGGTTGTCGGACGGTGGTCTGCGAGGTGGGTGGCAGAGGGAGGTAACGACACTGCTGCACCCGGTCCAGCCAGCGACTGACGGCAGCTCTGATCGGTACACACCCCAGCCTCCTCTGCAAGTCTGTGGACCTGCTGCATCAAACCACTGAGCGTCCCGCTGGAGAACACAGAGCCGGTTCCCTCCCCACCGGCTGTTCCTTCATCCGTTAGGCcaacacccctctccccctctcccccctggtcACCTAGCCTGCCCACCTCTTCAGACCCGAGACCCTCGAGAACCAAGAGAGCATCGCTGGTCTCGCTGGGGTCCTCGCCAGGGCCCATCCCCCCAGTAGCTGAGGTCAACACGCCGTGACATGAGCACCGAGTGAGGGGCAGCACCAGGTCCTCTCGtcgatcccccccctccctcgcctcCATCAGCTCCGCATGGTGCCCAAGCTGGCCGAGGTGTCGTGCCAAGGCCAGGACAGGATCATCCCCACCAACAGTGCAGTTCTTCATGGGGTCCAAAAGACTCAAGTGTAGGCTCTGGTCCAACAAGCATGGGGGCCACTTAGAGAGGCGGTCAGTCAGTAGCAGACGATGTCGATGGCACAAAACGGAACCTGTGTCAGATTCTAGTGCCTGGACACCCTGCTGTGGGGCCTGGGAGCTTTCCGACGGTACCTTTGATAGTTTTAGAGCTGGGTGCCACTGGAGGTGGTGTTGCTGCTGTgtgcagtcttctgcagaggagATGCAGCGTGTGTTTTCTCTCCCGCTCACCGGTGGTAAGGATAATACACACTGGCTATTTGTTGTTGTGCTACCTGGTACACAGACACTTCCTGATTGAGGTCGTCTCTGTTTTTCTGCGTCCCCGCCACCAGGAACCGAGTCGTGGAGAAACCCAGGGGGAGGCTGCTCTAGCCCGCATTCTAGGATCCCGTCACTCGACCGGAGCAAGTTCTGAAAAACCATCAGCTTCGCTCGCGAGCCGTGGGACCCAGCGCCGTGTGCGTGGGATACAGGGTAGTCCACGAAATGCTGAGCAGCCACGGAGAAGTCCCCGATGCCTGATGGAGGAGAAGTTAGCGGCTCCTCGGACCCTGGTGTTGTTTGACCCAAACACGTCCCGCTGTCCATCTCGCCTTTACCAGGGAGCGGTGAACTGTAATGCGGCGAGTCTGAGCCGAGGCCTGTCGACGGGCTATTACGGTCCAGATCAAACCCGCTGTTGATATTGTTGCCGTGATGACCCAACACGGCTTTGACAGGACCGAACCCCCCGCCTCCAGACATCAAATCATCGGGCTCGTCCAAACGGTCATACTCGGCCGCCGACACCAGGCGCATCAAGACGAAATCCGGAGACATATCTTGTTGCGTGTTATTCATTATTCTCACTTTAGTGGTTCCGTATAGCTGGCTAGGCTAAAACGGTCTCCGTCCTTACATAACATTGATATAAATAAACAGCTAAGTAGCTAGCTTGCTGCAAAGACACCATTCTCCTAGCTAACATTAGCTAGTGACACTAGCTAGGTAGTGTACCGTGAGACAGCCATTTAAAGTTGCCGATCCGTCCACAGTGACAATCTGGTACTCAGCGTTGCAGGAACCGCACAACCCAACGTCAGGAGAAAACGGACAttcatgtgaaaaaaaaaaacaccgcTGATTTGTCGCTGGCTAGCGTTAGCCTCCTACTGATGCATCCTCTTCTTAACATGGATGGAATGGATGTCGCGCGCTAGGCAGCAGCGCAACGGTTACATcaatcattgttgttgttttttatgctgATAGATAATAAGCCAGGTTCGTGTGCACACTCAATGTTTCCTCTGACACCCAGGTCCATCTCGTAGTCAGAAACCCCACCCGCTGCGCTGTCTCACTTCcgtttacctctctctctctctctctctctctctctctctctctctctctctctctctctctctctctctctcgctccccccccccccccattggtaGCTCTGGAAATGTTGGTGACCCCAAGATTTACTTTTTGGCAACTGCTTCCACACTCATTTTTGGTATTTTGGTTGTGATAGGCGGTCAC
This region includes:
- the LOC130375049 gene encoding uncharacterized protein LOC130375049 isoform X2, whose amino-acid sequence is MNNTQQDMSPDFVLMRLVSAAEYDRLDEPDDLMSGGGGFGPVKAVLGHHGNNINSGFDLDRNSPSTGLGSDSPHYSSPLPGKGEMDSGTCLGQTTPGSEEPLTSPPSGIGDFSVAAQHFVDYPVSHAHGAGSHGSRAKLMVFQNLLRSSDGILECGLEQPPPGFLHDSVPGGGDAEKQRRPQSGSVCVPGSTTTNSQCVLSLPPVSGRENTRCISSAEDCTQQQHHLQWHPALKLSKVPSESSQAPQQGVQALESDTGSVLCHRHRLLLTDRLSKWPPCLLDQSLHLSLLDPMKNCTVGGDDPVLALARHLGQLGHHAELMEAREGGDRREDLVLPLTRCSCHGVLTSATGGMGPGEDPSETSDALLVLEGLGSEEVGRLGDQGGEGERGVGLTDEGTAGGEGTGSVFSSGTLSGLMQQVHRLAEEAGVCTDQSCRQSLAGPGAAVSLPPSATHLADHRPTTTGISTPSQYTPILPQAPEAAAALAGLHVLPNALHSSSTNHGQRPQHQHQSRSQPQSRATTPKLGIASGGAGRSASPLVVLEGEVGRRGAEGEKTHRKSRKGGSLKVRLSKLFRTKSSSGGSGGLLDKRPSLASSTSSGGSLLDVWGSSSSNTEQDGSRLQVSRPNSAFSPVSFSPPFTDDFNGPPQQQQQPGGPFLERNMGVSLQSLPPRPLALPPSISTIQHSLSLNDTFLGGLPRPIPLRPDGQQPPPRLGTRPLLCPLSRPDASSFATSLRELEKCGWYWGPMNWEDAEMKLKGKADGSFLVRDSSDPRYILSLSFRSQGVTHHTRMEHYRGTFSLWCHPKFEDRCHSVVEFIERAIMHSKNGKFLYFLRSRVPGLPPTPVQLLYPVSRFSSVKSLQHLCRFCIRQLVRIDHIQELPLPTPLIMYLRKFYYYDPEEETYPPIEEKAKGPKQHTQPGVESQT
- the LOC130375049 gene encoding uncharacterized protein LOC130375049 isoform X1, which gives rise to MNNTQQDMSPDFVLMRLVSAAEYDRLDEPDDLMSGGGGFGPVKAVLGHHGNNINSGFDLDRNSPSTGLGSDSPHYSSPLPGKGEMDSGTCLGQTTPGSEEPLTSPPSGIGDFSVAAQHFVDYPVSHAHGAGSHGSRAKLMVFQNLLRSSDGILECGLEQPPPGFLHDSVPGGGDAEKQRRPQSGSVCVPGSTTTNSQCVLSLPPVSGRENTRCISSAEDCTQQQHHLQWHPALKLSKVPSESSQAPQQGVQALESDTGSVLCHRHRLLLTDRLSKWPPCLLDQSLHLSLLDPMKNCTVGGDDPVLALARHLGQLGHHAELMEAREGGDRREDLVLPLTRCSCHGVLTSATGGMGPGEDPSETSDALLVLEGLGSEEVGRLGDQGGEGERGVGLTDEGTAGGEGTGSVFSSGTLSGLMQQVHRLAEEAGVCTDQSCRQSLAGPGAAVSLPPSATHLADHRPTTTGISTPSQYTPILPQAPEAAAALAGLHVLPNALHSSSTNHGQRPQHQHQSRSQPQSRATTPKLGIASGGAGRSASPLVVLEGEVGRRGAEGEKTHRKSRKGGSLKVRLSKLFRTKSSSGGSGGLLDKRPSLASSTSSGGSLLDVWGSSSSNTEQDGSRLQVSRPNSAFSPVSFSPPFTGETVSLVDVDISRRGLNSLHPPTPPPPPRRSLSLLDDFNGPPQQQQQPGGPFLERNMGVSLQSLPPRPLALPPSISTIQHSLSLNDTFLGGLPRPIPLRPDGQQPPPRLGTRPLLCPLSRPDASSFATSLRELEKCGWYWGPMNWEDAEMKLKGKADGSFLVRDSSDPRYILSLSFRSQGVTHHTRMEHYRGTFSLWCHPKFEDRCHSVVEFIERAIMHSKNGKFLYFLRSRVPGLPPTPVQLLYPVSRFSSVKSLQHLCRFCIRQLVRIDHIQELPLPTPLIMYLRKFYYYDPEEETYPPIEEKAKGPKQHTQPGVESQT